Proteins from a single region of Hydra vulgaris chromosome 12, alternate assembly HydraT2T_AEP:
- the LOC136089073 gene encoding uncharacterized protein LOC136089073, which translates to MKLGTESFLTLHELAYMIPGFVWSISTYPDLSVLFGMQNLISQLAMCSQNFFSYDTTFNLGDFYLSILVAKISCFVEKPCMPVAFVLHDRKFDTVHKSFFKSLKKKLPVLNQVVIVTDGESGISKAIKKVLPKWNLVSCSNHILSDIEVWLKKRSACHAEIVIYKSQMQELLRCESEICLKVKIDTLRPSWSEAFSIYFSDHLHSRILLSYIGYLRFVGLTDNIITNNVSESLNAVIKKFQDWKEAPVDSMVVAMHRLQTFYLTEIKRSCSGFGPYTLIDSSLLINNTDDIPKVENPELVIAELQAAANIPIQQLIPPSICVLSNTFNVVHIPSLKVFTVSAPDGNAHVVKLYPKENCTCPSSTMCCHILAVKRSIGVECSERKIINLTKLRCNSRYIKLL; encoded by the exons ATGAAACTAGGCACtgaatcttttttaactttacatgAACTGGCATATATGATTCCAGGCTTTGTGTGGTCCATATCCACTTATCCTGACTTGTCGGTTTTGTTTGGAATGCAAAATTTAATTAGTCAACTTGCCATGTgctctcaaaattttttttcatatgataCAACATTTAATTTAGGAGATTTTTATTTATCCATTCTAGTGgctaaaataagttgttttgttGAGAAGCCTTGCATGCCTGTAGCATTTGTTTTACATGACAGGAAGTTTGATACTGTGCATAAAAGTttcttcaaatctttaaaaaaaaaattaccagttCTAAATCAGGTTGTGATTGTAACAGACGGTGAGAGTGGGATTagcaaagcaataaaaaaagtattaccaAAATGGAATCTGGTATCTTGCTCCAATCACATTTTGTCTGATATTGAGGTTTGGTTAAAAAAACGCAGTGCTTGTCATGCAGAAATAGTTATTTACAAATCTCAAATGCAGGAACTTCTCAGGTGTGAAAGTGAGAtctgtttaaaagttaaaattgataCATTGAGACCTTCTTGGAGCGAAGCATTCTCAATTTATTTTTCTGACCACTTACACTCAcgtattttattatcttatattgGTTACCTCAGATTTGTTGGTCTAAcagataatataattacaaataatgtATCGGAATCACTAAATgctgttattaaaaagtttcagGATTGGAAAGAAGCGCCTGTTGATTCAATGGTTGTTGCAATGCATCGCCTTCAGACCTTCTATTTGACAGAAATTAAGCGGAGTTGTAGTGGTTTTGGACCCTACACTCTCATTGACAGCAGTCTCCTAATCA ataacACAGATGACATACCAAAAGTAGAGAATCCAGAGCTTGTTATTGCAGAGCTGCAAGCAGCTGCCAATATACCAATCCAGCAACTCATACCTCCATCAATATGTGTGCTTTCTAATACATTTAATGTTGTACATATTCCAAGCCTTAAAGTTTTTACAGTCTCTGCACCTGACGGAAATGCCCATGTTGTGAAGCTGTATCCAAAGGAAAACTGCACGTGTCCTTCTTCAACAATGTGTTGTCACATACTAGCTGTTAAACGCAGTATTGGAGTTGAATGTAGTGAACGAAAAATCATAAATTTGACCAAATTGCGGTGTAACTCACGGTACATTAAATTACTCTGA